A portion of the Deinococcus peraridilitoris DSM 19664 genome contains these proteins:
- a CDS encoding acyl-CoA thioesterase: MSGIPRYAFEQTITVQPQDVDELGHVNNAVYLQYFESCARAHADTVGATLEFMRAQGVVPVARKHVITYHRPAFGGERLLVQTRIVKSAGVRARRHNEVRRAESGELLVEMETEWVWVDAERGRPKAVTAPINAAFGWSEGQERGS; encoded by the coding sequence ATGTCAGGGATACCCCGCTACGCTTTTGAACAGACCATCACCGTGCAACCTCAGGACGTCGATGAACTGGGGCACGTCAACAACGCCGTTTACTTACAGTATTTCGAGAGCTGCGCCCGCGCCCATGCGGACACCGTCGGGGCGACCCTCGAATTCATGCGTGCGCAAGGTGTCGTGCCAGTGGCGCGCAAGCATGTCATCACCTACCACCGCCCTGCCTTTGGCGGTGAGCGGCTGCTGGTGCAGACGCGCATCGTCAAGTCGGCGGGAGTGCGGGCGCGGCGTCACAACGAAGTTCGCCGGGCGGAAAGTGGCGAACTGCTGGTCGAGATGGAGACCGAATGGGTGTGGGTGGACGCTGAGCGCGGTCGACCAAAAGCCGTGACCGCCCCTATCAACGCGGCGTTCGGCTGGTCAGAAGGTCAGGAGCGCGGATCTTGA
- the ald gene encoding alanine dehydrogenase has product MHIGLPKEIKVKENRVALTPGGVATLVRRGHSVTVERSAGVGSGFADGEYEAAGARLGSAADAWAAQMVVKVKEPIASEYPYLRPDLLLFTYLHLAADRPLTEALLQSGTTGVAYETVQSDDGALPLLTPMSEVAGRLAVQAGAYYLQKPNGGRGVLLGGVPGVQPGHVVVIGGGVVGTNAAKMAMGLGARVTVLDVSQKRLAYLDDVFFGRLTTMMSSEANIRALLPDADLVIGGVLIPGAKAPHLVTRDMLASMQEGSVIVDVAVDQGGCVETIHATTHDEPVYTVDGVVHYGVANMPGAVPRTSTFALTNATFPFVSQLADQGIDALARNVALRKGLNTKGGQLTYAGVGEAFGLSSVAPEAALA; this is encoded by the coding sequence ATGCATATCGGACTACCGAAAGAAATCAAGGTCAAGGAAAACCGCGTTGCGCTCACACCGGGAGGCGTCGCCACCCTCGTTCGGCGAGGCCACAGCGTCACCGTGGAACGCTCCGCAGGCGTCGGCTCGGGCTTTGCCGACGGTGAGTACGAAGCTGCGGGCGCGCGGCTGGGCAGTGCCGCCGACGCCTGGGCCGCCCAGATGGTCGTGAAGGTCAAAGAGCCCATCGCCAGCGAATACCCGTACCTGCGCCCCGACCTGCTGCTCTTCACCTACCTGCACCTGGCCGCCGACCGGCCACTCACCGAGGCGTTGCTGCAAAGCGGTACCACCGGCGTCGCGTACGAAACCGTGCAAAGCGACGACGGCGCGCTGCCCCTGCTCACCCCCATGAGCGAGGTGGCGGGCCGTCTGGCCGTGCAGGCCGGCGCGTACTACCTCCAGAAACCCAACGGTGGACGGGGCGTGCTGCTGGGCGGCGTGCCCGGCGTGCAGCCGGGCCACGTGGTCGTCATCGGCGGGGGTGTCGTGGGCACCAACGCTGCCAAGATGGCCATGGGGCTCGGTGCGCGCGTCACCGTCCTCGACGTGAGCCAGAAACGCCTGGCATACCTCGACGATGTGTTCTTCGGCCGCCTCACCACCATGATGAGCAGTGAGGCCAACATCCGCGCGCTGCTTCCGGACGCCGACCTGGTGATCGGCGGCGTGCTGATCCCCGGGGCCAAGGCGCCGCACCTCGTCACGCGCGACATGCTCGCGAGCATGCAGGAAGGCAGCGTCATCGTGGACGTCGCAGTGGACCAGGGTGGCTGCGTCGAGACCATTCACGCCACCACCCACGACGAGCCGGTCTACACGGTCGACGGTGTGGTGCATTACGGTGTCGCCAACATGCCGGGGGCCGTTCCGCGTACCAGCACGTTCGCACTGACGAACGCCACCTTTCCGTTCGTCTCGCAGCTGGCCGATCAGGGCATTGACGCCCTGGCGCGCAACGTCGCCCTGCGCAAGGGCCTCAACACCAAGGGTGGGCAACTGACCTACGCCGGTGTGGGCGAAGCGTTCGGGCTGAGCAGCGTCGCTCCTGAAGCCGCGTTGGCCTGA
- a CDS encoding 4a-hydroxytetrahydrobiopterin dehydratase — translation MTLTHQEIQDQLPSGWTGSVSGISRDFTFESYEAGVAFAVHLALMAQRANHHPDTLTIGWKTVRVTYTTHSEGGVTGRDIAAARKVNTVIP, via the coding sequence ATGACCTTGACCCATCAGGAAATTCAAGATCAGCTGCCCTCAGGCTGGACAGGGAGCGTCTCGGGTATTTCCCGCGACTTTACTTTCGAATCGTACGAAGCGGGGGTCGCGTTTGCCGTGCACCTGGCACTCATGGCGCAGCGGGCCAATCATCACCCGGACACGCTGACGATCGGGTGGAAGACCGTACGGGTGACGTACACGACCCACTCTGAGGGTGGGGTCACCGGGCGAGACATTGCGGCCGCCCGGAAAGTGAACACGGTCATTCCTTGA
- a CDS encoding Lrp/AsnC family transcriptional regulator, with product MAQYQLDETDRQILQVLQERGRIANTELADEVGLTPAPCLRRVKRLEDEGFITGYVALLDAQKVGRDLTVFVHVTLDKQTKSAFTTFAEKMRAQQEVLECYFCLGEYDFLLKVVVPDLTTYQRFLIDVLAAMPEVSNTNSTIAAKQEKHTTRLPLGSA from the coding sequence ATGGCCCAATATCAGCTCGACGAGACTGACCGTCAAATTCTGCAGGTATTGCAGGAGAGAGGCCGGATTGCCAACACTGAACTTGCCGATGAAGTCGGACTGACACCGGCGCCGTGTCTGCGCCGGGTCAAGCGGCTCGAAGACGAGGGCTTCATTACCGGATACGTGGCATTGCTGGATGCCCAGAAAGTCGGACGCGATCTCACGGTGTTCGTGCACGTCACCCTCGACAAGCAGACCAAATCTGCCTTCACGACCTTCGCCGAGAAAATGCGTGCCCAGCAGGAAGTGCTGGAGTGTTACTTCTGTCTTGGCGAGTACGACTTTCTGCTCAAGGTCGTGGTGCCTGATTTGACCACGTACCAGCGCTTTTTGATCGACGTGCTGGCCGCCATGCCAGAGGTCAGCAACACCAACAGCACCATTGCCGCCAAACAGGAGAAACACACCACGAGGCTTCCCCTCGGCAGTGCGTGA
- the kynU gene encoding kynureninase, giving the protein MKRGAFAYPSGQIYLDGNSLGLMPKAARARVLTRLEEWEHEAVSGWEHWFALSESLSPSIARLVGARPAEVIATGSITVNLHALLATFYRPDGAKRHLVATELDFPSDLYALRSWADRAGAELRLIPSRDGRTLLEEDVLSALKDDVALALLPTVLYRSGQLLPVRSITRAARERGVVIGWDAAHSVGCLPHAFHEDNVDFAVWCHYKYVNAGPGAPGGLFVHERHAGLVPGLAGWWGHDKRTQFEMRPHFHPAEGAGAYQIATPSILALSALEGALETFDELGIDAIRARSLELTAYLIERCARELPEFILVTPREPAQRGGHVALVHPEARMLSLALRERGIVPDFREPDILRLAPVALYNSEDELDQTVRVLRELLDSGQYRHFAGQASAVT; this is encoded by the coding sequence ATGAAGCGCGGCGCCTTCGCTTATCCCAGCGGTCAAATCTACCTTGACGGCAATTCTCTTGGCTTGATGCCCAAAGCGGCGCGGGCGCGTGTTCTGACGCGCCTGGAGGAATGGGAACACGAGGCAGTGAGTGGCTGGGAACACTGGTTCGCACTTTCCGAATCGCTCTCACCGTCCATCGCGCGCCTGGTGGGCGCCCGGCCCGCCGAGGTGATCGCCACCGGTTCCATCACGGTCAACCTGCACGCCTTGCTGGCCACGTTCTACCGGCCAGACGGCGCGAAGCGTCACCTGGTCGCCACCGAGCTGGATTTCCCCAGCGACCTGTACGCCCTGCGTTCCTGGGCGGACCGTGCCGGAGCAGAACTGCGGCTGATTCCCTCGCGTGATGGTCGCACGCTTCTTGAAGAGGATGTACTGAGCGCCTTGAAGGACGACGTGGCGCTGGCACTGTTGCCGACCGTGCTGTACCGCAGTGGCCAGTTGTTGCCGGTGCGCAGCATTACCCGGGCAGCGCGCGAGCGTGGAGTCGTCATTGGCTGGGACGCGGCACATTCGGTGGGGTGCCTGCCACACGCCTTTCACGAAGACAACGTGGACTTTGCAGTGTGGTGCCATTACAAGTACGTCAACGCCGGCCCCGGCGCGCCAGGCGGGTTGTTCGTACACGAGCGGCACGCCGGTCTGGTGCCCGGTCTGGCCGGCTGGTGGGGCCATGACAAGCGGACCCAGTTCGAAATGCGCCCTCATTTCCACCCCGCCGAGGGCGCAGGAGCATACCAGATCGCCACGCCCAGCATCCTGGCGCTCAGCGCCCTCGAAGGCGCGCTGGAAACGTTCGACGAACTGGGCATCGACGCGATCCGGGCTCGATCACTTGAATTGACCGCTTACCTTATCGAGCGCTGTGCGCGGGAATTGCCCGAATTTATCCTGGTGACCCCTCGCGAGCCGGCCCAGCGGGGAGGGCACGTGGCGCTGGTCCATCCCGAAGCAAGAATGCTCAGCCTGGCCTTGCGTGAACGCGGCATTGTGCCCGATTTTCGCGAACCGGACATCCTGCGTCTCGCGCCCGTCGCGCTTTACAACAGCGAAGACGAACTCGACCAGACGGTGCGTGTGCTGCGCGAGCTGCTCGACTCCGGCCAGTACCGCCACTTCGCCGGTCAGGCGAGCGCCGTAACCTGA
- a CDS encoding diguanylate cyclase domain-containing protein, with protein MNHATNPPWLDASERGGHGLWMLGTHDSLSTNQAFREQLRASPASLPEWLLQVHPEDRAEVHAALRTVSNGARLDVTYRTMSGPQQRWLRLTGAAQGTGNQPSLGGAQIDLTEQHEREARLRRGAYQDPLTGLPNRVLLIEQLEEVLAEVRSGHRQAGLLFLDLNRFRQTNDMYGHAVGDVLVACVAARLRETLGRDVLLGRYGGDEFAALIPGHGEQTLLDAARRVHAAFVPPIDLGAHRLQASFTIGGVQLGARHRSAGDALAQADAAMYRAKRDGQVATRLYDDVLERERRNEQALGQALTSVLREGALQTHYLPLRLDGRLVGAEVRAGLPGQAASLAPQAGLTTAHALEVDLWLLSHVAAQTHAPGLTRLRPASALSELQHALAAILAAEAAVRMGGGTLQLVFSAAPWGGHARSALHALRARGVEIVLSEVERLSLAALMETPADAVILPHDSPALLHAIVAELGWSVERAVADDASLSRDAFLRLAMMR; from the coding sequence TTGAATCACGCGACCAATCCACCCTGGCTTGACGCCTCCGAACGTGGCGGGCACGGCTTGTGGATGCTGGGTACACACGACAGCCTGAGTACCAACCAGGCATTTCGCGAACAGCTCCGGGCCAGCCCGGCCAGCCTGCCCGAGTGGCTGCTGCAGGTTCACCCAGAGGACCGCGCGGAAGTTCACGCGGCACTTCGCACAGTGTCCAATGGAGCGCGCCTCGACGTTACCTACCGCACGATGAGCGGTCCTCAGCAGCGTTGGTTGCGGCTCACCGGCGCCGCTCAGGGCACGGGCAACCAGCCGAGCCTGGGCGGCGCACAAATCGACCTCACGGAGCAGCACGAGCGTGAAGCCCGTCTGCGGCGAGGCGCGTATCAAGATCCACTCACCGGTCTGCCCAACCGCGTTCTGCTGATCGAGCAACTCGAGGAGGTGTTGGCGGAGGTTCGCTCCGGCCACCGGCAGGCCGGTCTGTTGTTTCTCGATCTGAACCGCTTTCGGCAGACCAACGATATGTACGGACACGCGGTAGGTGACGTTCTGGTGGCCTGCGTCGCTGCCAGGCTGCGTGAAACACTAGGCCGTGATGTGCTGCTTGGCCGGTACGGCGGCGACGAATTCGCTGCGCTTATTCCCGGTCATGGCGAGCAGACGCTGTTGGACGCCGCGCGCCGGGTACATGCCGCGTTTGTACCTCCCATCGACCTGGGAGCACACCGGCTGCAGGCCAGCTTCACCATCGGCGGCGTGCAGCTCGGCGCACGTCACCGCAGTGCCGGTGACGCGCTGGCGCAGGCCGACGCCGCCATGTACCGCGCCAAGAGAGATGGACAGGTCGCTACGCGTCTTTATGATGACGTGCTGGAACGTGAACGCCGCAACGAGCAGGCACTGGGGCAGGCGCTGACAAGCGTGCTGCGCGAAGGAGCGCTGCAGACCCATTACCTGCCCCTGCGACTCGATGGCCGCCTGGTCGGTGCCGAGGTACGCGCCGGACTTCCTGGTCAGGCTGCTTCATTGGCGCCCCAGGCGGGACTGACCACCGCGCACGCCCTGGAGGTCGATCTGTGGCTGCTGTCTCACGTCGCCGCGCAAACCCACGCTCCCGGTCTCACGCGCCTGCGTCCCGCCTCTGCGTTGTCCGAACTTCAGCACGCCCTGGCAGCAATCCTGGCAGCGGAAGCTGCCGTGCGAATGGGCGGGGGAACCTTACAGCTCGTTTTTTCGGCGGCGCCCTGGGGCGGACACGCCCGAAGTGCGCTGCACGCCCTGCGCGCACGAGGCGTCGAGATCGTGCTGTCCGAAGTGGAGCGGTTGTCGCTGGCCGCCCTGATGGAAACGCCCGCCGATGCGGTGATATTGCCGCACGACTCGCCTGCCCTGCTGCATGCGATTGTCGCCGAGCTGGGCTGGTCGGTCGAGCGGGCCGTGGCCGACGACGCGTCCCTGTCACGCGACGCGTTTCTGCGGCTTGCGATGATGCGCTGA
- the kynB gene encoding arylformamidase, with product MRDISRSLTPGHPNWPGDEPYLLEPRLRIARGDSVNTALLSTSTHTATHVDAPFHYDDKGRKLHQIPLEVYIGRCRVVHAPGFELVPESVLEQQTHLPERVLFYTGQRAHWAEFPTDFSALSPQLVRALHARGVRLVGTDAPSVDPLTSKTLDAHMAFRETGMYILEGLNLEGVSEGDYELICLPLALAEADGAPARAILRELP from the coding sequence ATGCGCGACATCAGCCGAAGCCTCACCCCAGGCCACCCCAACTGGCCAGGAGACGAACCTTACCTGCTCGAACCTCGACTGCGCATTGCGCGGGGTGACAGCGTCAATACGGCCCTGCTTTCGACCAGCACCCATACTGCGACCCACGTGGACGCACCCTTTCACTACGATGACAAAGGCCGGAAGCTGCATCAGATTCCGCTGGAGGTATATATAGGGCGCTGCCGGGTGGTGCACGCGCCGGGCTTCGAGCTGGTACCGGAAAGCGTGCTGGAACAGCAGACCCATCTGCCTGAACGCGTACTGTTCTATACCGGGCAACGCGCCCACTGGGCCGAGTTTCCCACCGACTTCAGTGCCCTTTCCCCCCAGCTGGTCCGCGCCCTGCACGCACGCGGTGTGCGCCTGGTGGGAACTGACGCGCCCAGCGTGGATCCCCTGACCAGCAAAACCCTGGACGCGCACATGGCTTTTCGGGAGACCGGAATGTATATTCTGGAGGGATTGAACCTCGAAGGTGTTTCAGAAGGAGACTACGAACTCATCTGTCTGCCGTTGGCCCTGGCAGAGGCAGACGGCGCGCCCGCCCGCGCGATTCTGCGGGAGCTGCCATGA
- a CDS encoding acetyl-CoA C-acetyltransferase, translating into MTKIVITAAKRTPIGTFMGGLKDVSAVDLGVTVAKAVLGGTQSDDIADVIVGNVLQAGQGMNPARQIAIHAGLPQHVPGQTVNRVCGSGLQAVISAAQGLKSGDGHLYLAGGVESMSRAPYLLPRAREGYRLGHGELLDSILSDGLTDVFHRYHMGVTAENIARQWNITREDQDAFALESQRRAQGAIESGAFTDEVVPVEVSGKKGNTLFERDEHVRPETSAEALAKLRPAFEKTGTVTAGNASGLNDGAAMLAVTTEEYAQANGLPILAEIASYAAIGVDPSIMGIGPAKVVPVALKKAGLGIGDVDLFELNEAFAVQSLAVVRDLEVDPARVNVTGGAIALGHPIGASGARVLVTLLHALKRQGKEHGVASLCIGGGMGIAVVVRAV; encoded by the coding sequence ATGACCAAAATCGTCATTACCGCCGCCAAACGGACGCCAATCGGCACCTTCATGGGCGGCTTGAAGGACGTGTCGGCCGTCGACCTGGGAGTCACGGTCGCCAAAGCCGTGCTGGGCGGCACGCAAAGCGATGACATCGCCGACGTGATCGTCGGGAATGTGCTGCAGGCCGGGCAGGGTATGAACCCTGCGCGCCAGATTGCCATCCACGCGGGCCTGCCTCAGCACGTTCCCGGGCAGACCGTCAACCGGGTGTGTGGCAGTGGCCTGCAGGCCGTCATCAGCGCTGCTCAGGGACTCAAGAGCGGCGACGGTCACCTTTACCTGGCCGGTGGGGTGGAAAGCATGAGCCGCGCACCCTACCTGTTGCCACGGGCGCGGGAAGGCTACCGGCTGGGACACGGAGAATTGCTCGACTCGATTCTCAGCGACGGCCTCACCGACGTGTTTCACCGCTACCACATGGGCGTCACGGCCGAGAACATCGCCCGACAGTGGAACATTACCCGTGAAGACCAGGACGCCTTCGCGCTCGAAAGCCAGCGCCGCGCACAGGGGGCCATCGAATCGGGCGCGTTCACGGACGAAGTGGTCCCGGTGGAAGTCTCCGGCAAAAAGGGCAACACGCTCTTTGAACGCGATGAACACGTACGTCCGGAGACAAGCGCCGAAGCGCTGGCCAAGCTGCGGCCCGCCTTCGAGAAAACCGGCACCGTCACAGCCGGCAACGCCAGCGGCCTGAACGACGGCGCGGCGATGCTGGCGGTCACCACCGAGGAGTACGCCCAGGCGAACGGTCTGCCGATCCTGGCCGAAATCGCCTCGTACGCGGCCATCGGTGTCGATCCGTCAATCATGGGCATCGGTCCCGCCAAGGTGGTGCCGGTGGCCCTCAAGAAAGCCGGGCTGGGAATCGGCGACGTGGACCTCTTCGAGCTGAACGAGGCTTTCGCAGTCCAGTCGCTTGCGGTGGTGCGTGACCTGGAGGTGGACCCGGCCAGGGTGAACGTCACTGGCGGCGCAATCGCGCTGGGACACCCGATCGGCGCGAGTGGCGCTCGTGTGCTCGTTACCCTTCTCCACGCCCTGAAACGGCAAGGCAAGGAGCACGGCGTGGCGAGCCTTTGCATCGGCGGGGGCATGGGAATCGCCGTCGTCGTTCGCGCCGTCTGA
- a CDS encoding GNAT family N-acetyltransferase, whose protein sequence is MSGWSVRRAEPDDAPIIARHRYEADGPQASPYEAWVHSALERGLYLGWLAETEGKGNVIGGAGLTLLEWGPTRLSANPWRARVVNVFTEPDWRRLGLGRQLLKLCLTEADDRGIREVSLGATLLGRALYEQLGFRLAESEMRRTGPLSP, encoded by the coding sequence TTGAGTGGCTGGTCGGTGCGCCGGGCCGAACCGGATGACGCCCCGATCATCGCCCGGCACCGCTATGAAGCGGATGGCCCGCAGGCGTCACCGTACGAGGCGTGGGTGCACTCCGCGCTGGAGCGCGGCCTCTACCTGGGCTGGCTGGCCGAAACCGAAGGAAAAGGAAACGTGATAGGAGGCGCCGGGCTGACCTTGCTCGAATGGGGCCCGACACGCCTGAGCGCCAACCCCTGGCGGGCGCGGGTCGTAAACGTCTTTACCGAGCCCGACTGGCGTCGGCTTGGTCTGGGCAGACAGTTGCTCAAGCTCTGCCTGACCGAAGCAGATGACCGCGGGATTCGTGAGGTCAGCCTGGGCGCCACCCTGCTGGGCCGCGCCTTGTACGAGCAGTTGGGTTTCCGGCTGGCCGAGAGCGAAATGCGCCGCACAGGTCCGTTGTCTCCCTGA